Proteins encoded together in one Luteimonas fraxinea window:
- a CDS encoding Sua5/YciO/YrdC/YwlC family protein gives MTAPVLDIPAAAALIARGGVVAYPTEGVWGLGCDPFDRDAVTRLLDIKQRPVDKGVILIAGALAQLDAIVDWTRLSDDARTRVTDSWPGPNTWVVPARADVPAWITGVHASVAVRVSAHADVVALCAAFGGALVSTSANLTGEPAVADRDALDVRLLARIDGMLDGRTGGREGPSTIRDARTGNVFRA, from the coding sequence ATGACCGCGCCCGTGCTGGACATCCCCGCCGCCGCCGCGTTGATCGCGCGCGGCGGCGTGGTCGCCTACCCCACCGAAGGCGTGTGGGGCCTGGGCTGCGATCCCTTCGATCGTGATGCGGTGACGCGACTGCTCGACATCAAACAACGCCCGGTCGACAAGGGCGTGATCCTGATTGCCGGCGCACTTGCGCAGCTCGATGCGATCGTCGACTGGACGCGGCTGTCCGATGACGCGCGCACGCGTGTGACCGACAGCTGGCCCGGCCCGAACACCTGGGTGGTGCCCGCACGCGCCGACGTGCCGGCGTGGATCACCGGTGTGCATGCCAGCGTGGCCGTGCGCGTCAGCGCACATGCCGACGTCGTCGCGCTGTGCGCGGCGTTCGGTGGCGCACTGGTGTCGACAAGCGCGAATCTGACCGGCGAACCTGCCGTCGCGGATCGCGATGCGCTCGACGTGCGACTGCTCGCTCGCATCGACGGTATGCTGGACGGCCGGACCGGCGGACGTGAGGGCCCGTCGACGATCCGCGATGCACGGACCGGCAACGTGTTCCGCGCCTGA
- a CDS encoding DNA topoisomerase I — protein sequence MAKHLLIVESPAKAKTINKYLGKDFHVLASYGHVRDLIPKEGAVDPSQNFAMRYDLIEKNEKHVEAIAKAAKAADDIYLATDPDREGEAISWHIAEILKERGLLENKTLQRVVFTEITPRAIKEAMLKPRAIAGDLVDAQQARRALDYLVGFNLSPVLWRKVQRGLSAGRVQSPALRMIVEREEEIEAFNAREYWSIDAACAHQVQPFTARLTKLDGQKFEQFTVTDGDTAESARARIQAAAQGALHVTDVGAKERKRRPAAPFTTSTLQQEGARKLGFTTRKTMQVAQKLYEGVALGDEGTVGLISYMRTDSVSLSQDALGEIRDVIARDYGTSSLPDQPNTYQTKSKNAQEAHEAVRPTSALRTPTQVARFLSDDERRLYELIWKRTVASQMIPATLNTVSVDLAAGSEHSFRASGTTVVVAGFLAVYEEGKDTKGKEDEDEGRKLPAMKPGDRVPLDRIIAEQHFTQPPPRFTEAALVKALEEYGIGRPSTYASIIQTLQFRKYVEMEGRSFRPSDVGRAVSKFLSSHFTQYVDYDFTAKLEDELDAVSRGEEDWIPLMEKFWGPFKELVDDKSESVDRNEATGARELGTDPKTGKPVSVRLGRFGPYAAIGSTAEDAEDKPKFASLRPGQSMHTISLEDALELFLLPRILGEDKDEQVSVGIGRFGAFAKRGSVYASLTKEDDPYKVDLARAVFLIEEKEEIARNRIIKEFPDSDIQVLNGRFGPYISDGKLNGKIPKDREPASLTFDEVTKLLEETGKPVRKGFGKKAPAKKVAAKKVAAKKEPAAKKAATKKAPAKKAAKKTAKKATKKTARSIAPAVEPAKSLLTASKVAPGKKRVIKAGSDKPVTDDAPF from the coding sequence ATGGCCAAGCACCTTCTCATCGTCGAATCGCCCGCCAAGGCGAAGACGATCAACAAATATCTCGGCAAGGATTTCCACGTCCTCGCCTCCTATGGCCATGTGCGCGACCTGATTCCGAAAGAGGGCGCCGTGGACCCGTCGCAGAACTTCGCGATGCGCTACGACCTGATCGAGAAGAACGAGAAGCACGTCGAGGCGATCGCCAAGGCTGCCAAGGCCGCCGACGATATCTATCTGGCGACCGACCCGGACCGCGAGGGCGAGGCGATCAGCTGGCACATCGCGGAAATCCTGAAAGAGCGCGGCCTGCTGGAGAACAAGACCCTGCAGCGCGTGGTGTTCACCGAGATCACGCCCCGCGCGATCAAGGAAGCGATGCTCAAGCCGCGTGCGATCGCCGGCGATCTGGTCGATGCCCAGCAGGCGCGACGCGCGCTGGACTACCTCGTCGGCTTCAACCTGTCGCCGGTGCTGTGGCGCAAGGTGCAGCGCGGCTTGTCGGCCGGCCGCGTGCAGTCGCCGGCGCTGCGCATGATCGTCGAGCGCGAAGAAGAGATCGAAGCCTTCAACGCGCGCGAGTACTGGTCGATCGACGCCGCGTGCGCGCACCAGGTGCAGCCGTTCACCGCGCGCCTGACCAAGCTCGACGGACAGAAGTTCGAACAGTTCACCGTCACCGATGGCGACACCGCCGAGTCGGCGCGTGCGCGCATCCAGGCCGCGGCCCAGGGCGCACTGCACGTCACCGACGTCGGCGCGAAGGAGCGCAAGCGCCGTCCGGCCGCGCCCTTCACCACCTCGACGCTGCAGCAGGAAGGCGCGCGCAAGCTCGGCTTCACCACGCGCAAGACCATGCAGGTCGCGCAGAAGCTGTACGAAGGCGTGGCCCTCGGCGACGAAGGCACGGTCGGCCTGATCAGCTATATGCGTACCGACTCGGTCAGCCTGTCGCAGGACGCGCTGGGCGAGATCCGCGACGTCATCGCACGCGATTACGGCACCAGCTCGCTGCCCGACCAGCCCAACACCTACCAGACCAAGTCCAAGAACGCGCAGGAAGCGCATGAAGCCGTGCGCCCGACCTCCGCGCTGCGTACGCCGACCCAGGTCGCGCGTTTCCTCAGCGACGACGAGCGCCGCCTCTACGAGCTGATCTGGAAGCGCACCGTCGCCTCGCAGATGATCCCGGCCACGCTCAACACCGTGTCGGTCGATCTGGCCGCCGGTAGCGAGCACAGCTTCCGCGCCAGCGGCACCACCGTCGTCGTCGCCGGCTTCCTCGCCGTGTACGAGGAAGGCAAGGACACCAAGGGCAAGGAAGACGAGGACGAAGGTCGCAAGCTGCCGGCGATGAAGCCGGGCGACCGCGTGCCACTCGACCGAATCATCGCAGAACAGCACTTCACCCAGCCGCCGCCGCGCTTCACCGAAGCGGCGCTGGTCAAGGCGCTCGAGGAGTACGGCATCGGCCGTCCGTCGACGTACGCCTCGATCATCCAGACGCTGCAGTTCCGCAAGTACGTCGAGATGGAAGGCCGCAGCTTCCGTCCGAGCGACGTCGGCCGCGCGGTGTCGAAGTTCCTGTCCAGCCATTTCACCCAGTACGTGGACTATGACTTCACCGCCAAGCTCGAGGACGAACTCGATGCGGTCAGCCGCGGCGAGGAAGACTGGATCCCGCTGATGGAGAAGTTCTGGGGTCCGTTCAAGGAACTCGTCGACGACAAGTCGGAATCGGTCGATCGAAACGAAGCCACCGGCGCGCGCGAGCTCGGCACCGACCCCAAGACCGGCAAGCCGGTCAGCGTGCGTCTGGGCCGGTTCGGACCATATGCGGCGATCGGCAGCACTGCCGAGGACGCCGAAGACAAGCCCAAGTTCGCATCGCTGCGCCCGGGCCAGTCCATGCACACGATCTCCCTCGAGGACGCGCTGGAGCTGTTCCTGCTGCCGCGCATCCTCGGTGAGGACAAGGACGAACAGGTCAGCGTGGGCATCGGCCGATTCGGCGCGTTCGCCAAGCGCGGCAGCGTCTACGCATCGCTGACGAAGGAAGACGACCCGTACAAGGTCGACCTGGCACGCGCGGTGTTCCTGATCGAAGAGAAGGAAGAGATCGCGCGCAACCGGATCATCAAGGAGTTCCCGGACAGCGACATCCAGGTGCTCAACGGCCGCTTCGGCCCCTACATCAGCGACGGCAAGCTCAACGGCAAGATCCCCAAGGATCGCGAGCCGGCGTCGCTGACGTTCGACGAAGTGACCAAGCTGCTCGAAGAGACCGGCAAGCCGGTGCGCAAGGGCTTCGGCAAGAAGGCGCCGGCCAAGAAGGTCGCCGCGAAGAAAGTCGCAGCGAAGAAGGAACCGGCTGCGAAGAAGGCCGCGACCAAGAAGGCACCTGCGAAGAAGGCCGCCAAGAAGACCGCGAAGAAGGCGACGAAGAAGACCGCCAGGTCGATCGCGCCTGCGGTCGAACCGGCGAAGTCGCTGCTGACCGCGTCCAAGGTCGCGCCGGGCAAGAAGCGCGTGATCAAGGCCGGCAGCGACAAGCCGGTCACGGACGACGCGCCGTTCTGA
- a CDS encoding RDD family protein: protein MTDWYYADGRNTRHGPVTQAALLQLRQDGIVGDSTLIWRDGLADWQPFRELAAELGVAPAAGIEAWALEPVAPVATAVASDEAEASWRPLTATGAGDPGYAGSPYAPPTANVARPDAVTQGGDVVLAGFLKRVAAYAIDAVIVGIASAVVGGLIYELLGVGGFGRGFWLEQAVINAVSLVLSALYFAWFHAAYAMATPGKMAVGIKVVRLDGARISFLRGIGRYFATILSSLILMIGFLMAGFTQRKQALHDMVCDTLVVDRWAFTDRPELQRRELGTVTVVVLVLVGILIGLGLLGLLALVGFAAFS from the coding sequence ATGACCGACTGGTATTACGCCGACGGGCGCAACACGCGCCACGGCCCTGTGACCCAAGCCGCGCTGCTGCAGCTCCGCCAGGACGGCATCGTCGGCGACAGCACGCTGATCTGGCGCGATGGCCTGGCCGACTGGCAGCCCTTCCGCGAACTGGCAGCCGAACTCGGCGTCGCGCCTGCCGCCGGCATCGAAGCGTGGGCGCTGGAGCCGGTAGCACCGGTCGCGACAGCGGTCGCGAGCGACGAGGCGGAAGCGAGCTGGCGCCCGCTCACCGCCACCGGCGCAGGTGACCCGGGATACGCGGGCTCGCCCTACGCACCGCCGACCGCCAACGTCGCCCGTCCAGATGCCGTCACCCAGGGCGGCGACGTGGTGCTGGCCGGCTTCCTCAAGCGGGTCGCGGCGTACGCCATCGACGCCGTCATCGTCGGCATCGCCAGCGCGGTCGTCGGCGGGCTGATCTACGAACTGCTCGGCGTCGGCGGTTTCGGCCGCGGCTTCTGGCTGGAGCAGGCGGTCATCAACGCGGTCTCGCTGGTGCTCTCGGCGCTGTACTTCGCCTGGTTCCATGCCGCCTACGCGATGGCGACGCCCGGCAAGATGGCCGTCGGCATCAAGGTCGTGCGGCTGGACGGCGCGCGGATCTCGTTCCTGCGCGGCATCGGCCGCTACTTCGCGACCATCCTCAGCAGCCTGATCCTGATGATCGGCTTCCTGATGGCCGGCTTCACCCAGCGCAAGCAGGCCCTGCACGACATGGTCTGCGACACGCTGGTCGTGGACCGCTGGGCCTTCACCGACCGGCCGGAACTGCAGCGCCGCGAGCTGGGCACGGTGACCGTGGTGGTGCTGGTCCTGGTCGGCATCCTGATCGGCCTGGGCCTGCTGGGGCTGCTGGCGCTGGTCGGATTCGCGGCCTTTTCCTGA